From Candidatus Rokuibacteriota bacterium:
TCGGAGGGCTCGAGGATGCCGCAGAGCATCCGGAGCGTCGTCGACTTGCCCGCCCCGTTGGGCCCCAGGAAGCCGTACAGCTCCCCCGCCCGCACGCGCAGGTCGAGGTGGTCCACCGCGACGCGCTTGCCGAAGCGGCGTGTCAGCTGGCGCGTGACGACGGCGCAGCCGTCATCCGACATCGGCGTCCGCGGGCAGCCCAGGCTTGAGCAGGCCGTCCGGGTTGTCGATCTGGATCTTGATGCGGAAGACGAGGTTGACCCGCTCCTTCTTGGTCTGGACGTTGCGCGGGGTGAACTCCGCCTCGGAGGCGATCTCGATGAGGCGCCCGGTGAAGACGCGGTTGGGAAAGGCGTCCACGCGCAGCGCGGCCGTGTCACCGACCTTGAGCCGGCCCACCTCGGTCTCCGGCACGTAGGCGCGCAGCCACACGTCCTTCGGGTTGACGAGGGTCAGGATCGGCACGCCGGGGTTGGCGGTCTCCCCGGCCTCGAGGTTCTTCCTCAGCACCACGCCGTCGATGGGCGACACGACCACCGCTTCGCGCAGCCGGCTCTGGGCCTGGGCCAGCGCGGACTCGGCCTGCGTCACCTGCCAGCCCGCCGCGTCGATTTGGTCGGGGCGCGAGCCGGCGAGAAGGAGCGCGAGCCGCTCGCGGACGCTCCGCTCCTGCGCCTTGGCGACCTCGTACGCCTGCCGCGCCCGGTCCACATCCTGGGCCGCGATCAGGTTCTTCGTGTACAGCTGATCGCTGCGCTGGTATTCGAGCTCGGTCATGGTGCGCGTGGCCTCGGCGCTCGAGACGGCGGCCCGCGCATCCTCGATCTCCTGGGGCCGCGCCCCCTTCTGGAGATCGCGCAGCGTCGCCTGGGCCGAGCGCAGTGCCGCGTCCTGGCGCCTGACGTCGGCTGCCAGCTCGGAGCCGTCGAGGCGCACCAGCACCTGACCGCGCGTGACCCTGTCCCCCTCCTTGACGAGGCGCTCCAGGATGCGCCCGGTGATCTTGACGCTGACGTCCACCTGGGTCGCCTCGATGGTGCCTGTGACGGCGACAGGCTTGGACACCCCGCCGCCCAGGTGGCGCGCGCCCCACGCGGCGGCGACGAACAGGGCGACCAGAAGAACGAGGCCTGCCGCCCCTTTGGCCCAGCGGGAACGCATGGCCTTCACTTGCCCGCGGCAGCGGGCGGCGCGCCGGGCAACAGGACGCCGACGGTGCGGCGGCCGGTCTGGAAGTAGGCGCGGGCCGCGCGCTGGAGATCAGCCGCCGTCACGTGGCGGATCAAGGGCACGAAGCTCTCGCTGTTCCGCCACGAGCCCGCCAGCTCGAAGCGGGCGAGGCTCGCGGCCCGCGAGTAGACCGAGTCCTGGCGCCAGACGAAGCCCGACTCGATCTGGTTCTTGGCGCGCTCGAGCTCCTCCTCGGGCACGGTCTCGCTCTTGACGCGCTCGATCTCGGCCATAATGGCCTGCTCGAGCACCTCGGGCGTCTGCCCGGGCAGCGGCGTGCCCGAGAACCAGAACAGGTTGGGGTCGTGCG
This genomic window contains:
- a CDS encoding efflux RND transporter periplasmic adaptor subunit; this encodes MRSRWAKGAAGLVLLVALFVAAAWGARHLGGGVSKPVAVTGTIEATQVDVSVKITGRILERLVKEGDRVTRGQVLVRLDGSELAADVRRQDAALRSAQATLRDLQKGARPQEIEDARAAVSSAEATRTMTELEYQRSDQLYTKNLIAAQDVDRARQAYEVAKAQERSVRERLALLLAGSRPDQIDAAGWQVTQAESALAQAQSRLREAVVVSPIDGVVLRKNLEAGETANPGVPILTLVNPKDVWLRAYVPETEVGRLKVGDTAALRVDAFPNRVFTGRLIEIASEAEFTPRNVQTKKERVNLVFRIKIQIDNPDGLLKPGLPADADVG